Proteins found in one Vespula pensylvanica isolate Volc-1 chromosome 10, ASM1446617v1, whole genome shotgun sequence genomic segment:
- the LOC122632244 gene encoding interaptin, with amino-acid sequence MDWLHIIIEWINCLNILETPIKEIQELQEKQLYGKLIRSLSLKKDISGSNDKDILVTFIKDEFPEFQINKDKNQEYPEDIYIISLLLSYACQNVTFHQPMCTKLQQETQIKIKSFLEMVLPYGKSISIEILRDVIMQLTDFESKSILETPNTRSLKEFFSSPVVRSAQSHRILNERNRELRLLKSELEVERFEKADLQEDLKIEQNKVQTLLKQLEEKSIEIKSLKEEKIKFASPRSCKKGKNALYNEDYYKREINKLENQLIQYQDNIIKLEDHKTAITEKLTFVEKKNISLNDKCNDLERSIEVLTTEMESKNREIVDLKINNEDLRAHLRKLNGTSIEDSFEVEGIMSEHSFLMPLNTSETLSSVIDIQLQEAKNENTLLMTQLNQLKDKFEMTSKEHENAMQLISTLQNEVKILNNIQVELSNAEKKILSLEENNKALQDYQILLNNQCKSLEDLLVHKDELLLQGEKYEKELHEKVENLNKALHAETVKSSDLKTALVKAECLAKEHDSILKLIESKDSEISTLHLNIKNLNVEKDRLIHIQKGSDNKTKESIIKLETQLLNKQHLLEQLNIEMKLKDETIMILRMQVDKLSKETIVSEMKMKEIITNIQKIKSIQDNVLTKQEKILKEKLLQLEHLQTQFNKAKEMLCLQLENEKSLKINLECKLTNKDIIISDLENNISELQESLKVKIDELNVYKEYHSTTNKKNKEIVKTCKELKDQITKSKCTFSQLLDSTHAYDNIIENISNASQINDEDEFNVILDIITFAINDMKVIKEDILCFSTKNKNLEKIIDDQNKIINKNAEVQNENTVLKEKLHDFEILEQNCKSCIQNIIKEKEKVQEILSKIILSLGNSNDSFISLKQKWSQALNEFNNLSIINNLKCQDIEQLQTKKKTLQKILNEYDINHLQTIKSVVDTLWKKFYMEQKLMDTYLQYLNDNKKGFTIECNIEENDVKEEEKMKEELENIGNMCNDIIKSEKELETFIHSISAYKKDCVAGKVKQQNGSEKKLQLQIDQLTKEKKEIKNKLDIMRVRNAKLERTLEELRIENKKNKEGTHLKSQLTDLDDLKKQMAQLKQDNLLLQEERNKLHKELQEYAKKKMSEIQLKEIHSKYEMKLEEMKQQMKIAYNEQVIKLNKEQEKAIEQKIEQLQSKLEQQCQKHKEEITIYKTHVNELNSQFWNVGERLLTAQQEKQEVLQQLNELKIKLQNQIEQKTTNFSIHHRTIKLEKQEIPLENSMQEKAHTLSKVLTEENTYEKRHSARNMHAMVNAFNAEDEEGEVFDNIYLADMKEGHGFPAADFDRLSALQMRNSLCKPHLKSSYPAETQFQPLFFTEEEIKTGSVSEDVFNDSLSQSLLPEQKTKRKDRTQTSYKKPGPPTPSKNGGRFSLHGNELRSPNSRILKERNADRRATATPRRSKGILFNLRRQDENFAGTPRTRKLSNMFRKQRTTLD; translated from the exons ATGGATTggttacatattattattgaatgg attaattgtttaaatatattggAAACACCAATTAAGGAAATACaagaattacaagaaaaaCAGTTGTATGGAAAGTTAATTAGATCATT gtctttgaaaaaagatataagtgGGTCTAATGATAAAGATATCCTTGTCACATTTATTAAag ATGAATTTCctgaatttcaaattaataaagataaaaatcaagAATATCCTgaagacatatatattatatcattattattatcttatgcATGTCAAAACGTCACTTTTCATCAACCAATGTGTACCAAGTTACAGCAAGAAAcacaaattaaaatcaaatcttTTCTTGAAATGGTATTACCTTATGGAAAATCCatttctattgaaatattaagagATGTTATAATGCAATTAACAGACTTTGAGAGTAAAAGTATATTGGAAACACCAAATACACGATctcttaaagaattttttagtTCTCCAGTAGTACGTTCCGCTCAAAGTCACAGAATactaaatgaaagaaatcgtGAATTAAGACTTTTAAAATCAGAATTAGAAGTggaaagatttgaaaaagcAGATCTTCAAGAAGACTTAAAAATTGAGCAAAACAAAGTACAGACTTTATTGAAacaattagaagaaaaatccatagaaataaaaagtttaaaagaagaaaaaataaaatttgcatcTCCACGATcttgtaaaaaaggaaagaatgcaTTGTATAATgaagattattataaacgagaaataaataaattggaaaATCAATTGATCCAATatcaagataatattataaaattggaAGATCATAAAACTGCTATTAcagaaaaattaacatttgtagagaaaaaaaatataagtctTAATGATAAATGTAATGACTTAGAAAGATCCATAGAAGTATTAACAACAGAAATGGAATcaaaaaacagagaaatagTAGatcttaaaattaataatgaagatTTACGTGCgcatttaagaaaattaaatggaaCATCGATAGAGGACAGTTTTGAAGTTGAAGGCATTATGTCagaacattcttttttaatgccTTTAAATACAAGTGAAACTTTAAGTTCAGTAATTGACATCCAGCTTCAAGaagcaaaaaatgaaaatactttATTAATGACACAACTTAATCAGTTGAAGGATAAATTCGAAATGACCTCCAAAGAACATGAAAATGCTATGCAGTTAATTTCAACTTTGCAAAATGaagtgaaaatattaaataatatacaagtaGAATTAAGTAatgctgaaaaaaaaatattatctttagaggaaaataataaagcttTACAAGATTATCAAATACTACTTAATAATCAATGTAAGAGTTTAGAAGATTTGTTAGTACATAAAGACGAACTTCTACTGCAAGgtgaaaaatatgagaaagaattacacgaaaaagtagaaaatttaaataaagcaCTTCATGCTGAAACTGTAAAATCCTCTGATTTAAAGACAGCTCTGGTTAAAGCAGAATGCCTTGCAAAAGAACATGACAgtattttaaaattgattgaatCTAAGGATAGTGAAATAAGTACTTtacatttgaatataaaaaacttAAATGTGGAAAAAGATCGTTTGATCCATATACAAAAAGGAAGTGATAATAAGACAAAAGAGTCTATCATAAAATTAGAAACACAACTATTAAACAAACAACATTTGTTAGAGCAGTTGAacatagaaatgaaattaaaagatgaaacaataatgatattacGAATGCAAGTAGATAAATTGTCTAAAGAAACAATTGTatcagaaatgaaaatgaaagaaattattacaaatattcagaaaataaaatctattcaGGATAATGTGttaacaaaacaagaaaaaattttaaaagaaaaattgctaCAATTAGAGCACCTACAAACTCAGTTTAATAAGGCAAAAGAAATGCTTTGTTTACagttagaaaatgaaaaatcattaaaaattaatttagaatgTAAACTTACTAacaaagatattataatttctgatttagaaaataatattagtgAATTGCAAGAGTCTCTTAAGGTAAAAATTGATGAGcttaatgtatataaagaatatcatagtactacaaataaaaaaaataaagaaattgtgAAAACAtgcaaagaattaaaagatcaAATTACAAAATCGAAGTGTACATTTTCACAACTTTTAGATTCTACACATGCATATGACAATATTATTGAGAATATATCAAATGCATCACAGATAAATGATGAAGATGAATTCAAtgttatattagatataattaccTTTGCTATAAATGATATGAAAGTAATTAAAGAAGACATATTATgtttttctacaaaaaataaaaatttagagAAAATCATAGATGATCAAAacaagattataaataaaaatgcagaAGTTCAGAATGAAAACACAGTCTTGAAGGAGAAGCTACatgattttgaaatattagaaCAAAATTGTAAGAGTTGCAttcaaaatatcattaaagaaaaagaaaaagtacaagagattttatcaaaaattattttatcattggGAAATTCGAATGactcctttatttctttaaaacaaaaatggagTCAAgcattaaatgaatttaataatttatctatcatTAACAATCTTAAATGTCAGGATATAGAACAATtacaaacaaagaagaaaactctccaaaaaatattaaatgaatatgaTATTAATCATCTTCAAACTATTAAATCAGTAGTTGATACTCTatggaaaaaattttatatggaGCAAAAATTAATGGACACTTATTTACagtatttaaatgataataaaaaaggtttCACCATTGAATgtaatatagaagaaaatgatgtcaaagaggaagaaaaaatgaaagaagaactAGAAAATATTGGTAATATGtgtaatgatattattaagtctgaaaaagaattagaaactTTTATACATTCAATTAGTGCATATAAAAAGGATTGTGTAGCTGGGAAAGTTAAACAACAAAATGGTAGTGAAAAAAAACTACAATTACAGATTGATcaattaacaaaagaaaaaaaagaaatcaagaataaattagatataatgAGAGTAAGGAATGCAAAATTAGAAAGAACTTTGGAAGAACttagaattgaaaataaaaaaaataaagaaggaacaCATCTTAAATCTCAACTGACTGACTTAGATGATCTGAAGAAGCAAATGGCACAGTTAAAgcaagataatttattattacaagaagaaagaaataaattacataaagaGTTACAAGAGTAtgctaaaaagaaaatgtctgaaattcaattaaaagaaattcatagtaaatatgaaatgaaattagaagAAATGAAGCAACAAATG AAAATAGCTTATAATGAGCAAGTAATAAAACTGAacaaagaacaagaaaaagctatagaacaaaaaatagaacagTTACAGTCAAAATTAGAACAGCAGTGTCAGAAACATAAAGAggaaataactatatataaaacgcATGTCAACGAATTAAATTCACAGTTCTGGAATGTTGGAGAAAGATTATTAACTGcacaacaagaaaaacaagaagttCTGCAACAATTGAACGAACTTAAGATTAAACTACAGAAtcaaatagaacaaaaaactACAAACTTTTCCATACATCATAGAACTATTAA attagaaaaacaagaaattccTTTAGAAAATAGTATGCAAGAAAAAGCACATACACTTTCAAAAGTATTAAcagaagaaaatacatatgAAAAACGACATAGCGCGAGAAATATGCATGCTATGGTCAATGCTTTTAATgcagaagatgaagaaggagaagtttttgataatatttacttaG cGGATATGAAAGAAGGTCATGGTTTTCCTGCAGCAGATTTTGATCGTCTATCTGCATTACAAATGAGAAATTCTCTTTGCAAACCACATTTGAAATCATCTTATCCAGCTGAAACACAATTTCAACCACTATTTTTTactgaagaagaaataaaa ACAGGCTCAGTTTCAGAAGATGTATTTAATGATAGCCTCAGTCAAAGCCTCCTTCCTGAGcaaaaaactaaaagaaaagatagaacaCAA ACGTCCTATAAAAAACCAGGTCCTCCAACACCTAGCAAAAATGGAGGTAGATTTTCATTACAT gGTAATGAATTAAGAAGTCCGAATTcaagaattttaaaagaacgaaatgcTGATAGAAGGGCTACAGCAACACCGCGTCGAAGTaaaggaatattatttaatttaaggCGTCAAGATGAG AATTTTGCAGGTACGCCTAGAACACGGAAACTAAGTAATATGTTTCGAAAGCAACGTACAACTttggattaa
- the LOC122632245 gene encoding cohesin subunit SA-2 codes for MMHRRGGKRIRMDDPVPPEYEAPMTPMTPSNDNTADANESYSSYTSYNNVSQTPVHNPTPEHYSSESYSSPGTSQQQYQEQSTNFDNQVQFEQPMTPATPANMRITRNTRARLRGGSIQQPKYKEIDTDFIPTTTNRGRGSGRGRGRRIHHSHSLEDEASLYYVIRNNRSSLTTIVDDWIEKYKSNRENALLMLMQFFINASGCKGRITSEMQATMEHVAIIRKMTEEFDEESGEYPLIMTGQQWKKFRANFCEFVQILVRQCQYSIIYDQFLMDNVISLLTGLSDSQVRAFRHTATLAAMKLMTALVDVALTVSINLDNTQRQYEAERQKAREKRAADRLESLMAKRKELEENMDEIKNMLTYMFKSVFVHRYRDTLPEIRAICMAEIGVWMKKFHQNFLDDSYLKYIGWTLHDKVGEVRLKCLQALQPLYASEELKTKLELFTSKFKDRIVAMTLDKEYDVAVQAVKLVISILKHHREILTDKDCEHVYELVYSSHRAVAQAAGEFLNERLFRPDDEAIAGVKTKRGKKRLPNTPLIRDLVLFFIESELHEHGAYLVDSLIETNQMMKDWECMTDLLLEEAGPEEEALDNQKETSLIELMVCCIKQAATGEAPVGRGPTRKILSVKELKQVHDDKQRLTEHFIQTLPHLLDKYRADPEKLANLLAIPQYFDLDIYTKSRQEQNLDSLLTKIHTIVEKIHDTEVLDTAAKTLENMCVDGHAIFTRCDVARSTLIDSIVNKYKEAIDEYRNLIEGDEEPDEDEIFNVVQSLKKVSIFYSCHNMNPWGIWDSLYKDIEDAKDPSKCLPHEAVKYCISACFFAILWGQHHLMEAADSGNRGEDECRQLKERLHSFMASMRHFVSSDNGTVPTPPILREEAYNTICDLLVVFCNQLATHPNILMSQLVYEPDQAMQNMLNRFIQEYVFCEEEDDEHDEHSKIEELHKRRNFLAGYCKLIVYNMIPTKAAADVFKHYVKYYNDYGDIIKTTLGKARDINKTNCALTMQHSLNILYNEIVMEKGKVNRNSEEFIAIKELAKRFALSFGLDAVKNREAITALHRAGVLFAITPPDGIEQDPTGPPPNLSFLEILSEFTNKLLKQDKRVVLNFLDRRLQAGMPSSRGEDWQPLLLYRNSLLHGETDQVPVTSKRAYTRRKKDHLAEEEDADEADEGSDHEFSGKHKKKRGPRKSQLPVTKISITRGPKSNTYYESTESGLIQTSPASMAEDVSTSPSQDIDTRLKTLQIQSRPRRNQEHSEPRELRRTSRNSGRYIEGQYMESDSE; via the exons ATGATGCATAGAAGAGGTGGTAAAAGAATACGTATGGATGATCCGGTACCTCCAGAATATGAGGCACCTATGACACCCATGACTCCATCAAATGATAATACAGCTGATGCAAATGAATCATATTCTTCATATACatcttataataatgtatctCAAACACCTGTTCATAATCCTAC GCCTGAACATTACTCTTCTGAAAGTTATAGTTCTCCTGGTACATCGCAACAACAATATCAAGAACAATCTACTAATTTTGATAATCAAGTACAATTTGAACAACCAATGACACCTGCAACACCTGCTAATATGAGAATTACAAGAAATACACGTGCCAGATTACGAG gaGGCTCTATACAACAACCAAAATACAAGGAAATTGACACAGATTTTATTCCAACAACTACTAATAGAGGTCGAGGAAGTGGACGTGGCCGTGGAAGACGTATACATCATTCTCACAGTTTAGAGGATGAAGCTAGtctttattatgttattaggAATAACCGTTCGTCTCTTACT ACCATTGTGGACGAttggatagaaaaatataaaagtaatagagAAAATGCACTTCTTATGTtaatgcaattttttattaatgcaaGTGGTTGCAAAGGACGTATTACTTCAGAAATGCAAGCAACTATGGAGCATGTAGCAATAATACGTAAAATGACTGAAGAGTTTGATGaa gaAAGTGGAGAGTATCCATTAATTATGACTGGACAACAATGGAAAAAATTTCGTGCGAATTTCTGTGAATTTGTACAAATATTAGTTCGACAGTGTCAATACTCTATCATTTATGATCAATTTTTGATGGACAATGtcatttcattattaacaGGTTTATCTGACTCACAAGTAAGAGCATTTAGACACACAGCTACACTTGCTG CTATGAAACTAATGACTGCTCTAGTAGATGTTGCTTTAACTGTCTCAATAAATTTGGATAATACTCAGCGACAGTATGAAGCAGAGAGACAGAAGGcacgagaaaaaagagcagCAGATAGACTTGAATCCTTAATGgctaaacgaaaagaattagaagagAATATGgatgagataaaaaatatgctTACATATATGTTTAAGTCCGTATttgtacatagatatagagatactTTACCAGAAATACGAGCAATTTGTATGGCAGAGATCGGAGTTTGgatgaaaaaatttcatcaaaattttttGGATGATTCATACTTAAAATACATTG GTTGGACGTTACATGATAAAGTTGGGGAAGTTCGATTAAAATGTCTTCAAGCATTGCAACCTTTATATGCTTCTGAAGAGTTGAAAACAAAACTTGAATTATTCACTAGTAAATTTAAAGATAGAATTGTTGCTATGACATTGGATAAGGAATATGATGTAGCAGTGCAAGCTGTGAAATtagttatatctattttaaaacATCATAGAGAAATTCTTACAGATAAAGATTGTGAACATGTCTATGAACTTGTTTACTCATCTCATCGTGCTGTTGCACAAGCAGCAggagaatttttaaatgaacgtTTGTTCAGACCGGATGATGAAGCCATTGCTGGGGTAAAAACAAAACGTGGCAAGAAACGTTTACCAAACACTCCATTGATACGTGatcttgtattattttttattgaatctGAACTTCATGAACATGGAGCATATCTAGTTGATTCTTTAATTGAAACTAATCAAATGATGAAAGATTGGGAATGTATGACAGATCTGTTGTTAGAAGAAGCTGGTCCTGAGGAAGAAGCATTAGATAATCAGAAAGAAACATCTCTTATTGAATTAATGGTTTGTTGTATAAAACAAGCAGCAACAG GAGAAGCACCTGTTGGACGTGGTCCAACACGTAAGATTTTATCTGTAAAAGAATTGAAACAAGTGCATGATGACAAACAACGGTTAACAGAACACTTTATCCAAACATTGCCACATCTACTTGATAAATATAGAGCAGATCCAGAAAAATTGGCAAATCTGCTTGCTATTCCACAATATTTtgatttagatatttatacaaaatcacGTCAAGAGCAAAATTTAGAttctttattaacaaaaattcatACAATTGTTGAAAAAATACACGATACCGAAGTTCTTGATACTGCAGCTAAAACTTTAGAAAATATGTGTGTAGATGGTCATGCAATCTTCACAAG atgTGACGTGGCACGCTCAACTTTAATTGATTCTAttgtaaataagtataaaGAGGCAATAGatgaatatagaaatttaatagaaGGAGATGAAGAACCAGATGAAGATGAAATCTTCAACGTTGttcaatcattaaaaaaagtatctatattttattcttgtcATAACATGAACCCTTGGGGAATATGGGATTCTTTATACAAAGACATTGAAGATGCAAAAGATCCTtcgaa GTGTTTACCTCATGAAGCTGTGAAGTATTGTATTAGTGCATGTTTCTTCGCTATCTTATGGGGTCAACATCATTTGATGGAAGCTGCAGATTCAGGAAATCGTGGAGAAGATGAATGTCGTCAATTGAAGGAACGCCTACATTCATTTATGGCTTCTATGCGTCATTTTGTTAGTAGTGATAATGGCACAGTG CCAACGCCGCCAATTCTAAGAGAAGAAGCGTATAATACGATATGTGATTTACTAGTAGTATTTTGTAATCAGTTAGCTACTCATCCTAATATATTAATGTCTCAATTAGTATATGAACCTGACCAAGCAATGCAAAACATGCTTAATCGATTTATACAAGAATATGTTTTTTGTGAAGAGGAAGATG atGAACATGATGAGCATTCAAAGATCGAAGAATTACATAAACGACGAAATTTTCTAGCTGGTTATTGTAAACTTATTGTCTATAATATGATTCCAACAAAAGCAGCAGCTGATGTATTTAAgcattatgtaaaatattataatgattatggagatataataaaaactacCTTAGGTAAAGCtagagatattaataaaacgaattgtGCTTTAACAATGCAGCACagcttaaatattttatataatgaaatcgtTATGGAAAAGGGCAAGGTTAATAGAAATAGTGAGGAATTTATCGCAATTAAG GAATTAGCTAAACGATTTGCTTTATCATTTGGTTTGGATGCTGTGAAAAATCGCGAAGCAATTACAGCGTTACACAGAGCAGGAGTTTTATTTGCTATTACTCCTCCAGATGGTATAGAGCAAGATCCAACTGGTCCACCAcccaatctttctttcttagaaattttatcggaATTTACAAACAAACTATTAAAACAGGATAAACGCGTTGT ATTAAATTTCTTAGATAGAAGATTACAAGCTGGTATGCCTTCTTCACGAGGAGAAGATTGGCAGCcattacttttatatagaaatagttTGTTGCATGGAGAGACTGATCAAGTTCCAGTAACAAGTAAACGAGCATATACGAGACGTAAAAAGGATCATTTAGCCG AGGAAGAAGATGCGGATGAAGCCGATGAAGGTTCCGATCATGAATTTTCAGG CAAACACAAGAAAAAACGTGGTCCACGGAAAAGTCa aTTACCAGTtacaaaaatttcgataacACGTGGTCCTAAATCAAATACATATTATGAGTCTACAGAATCGGGATTAATACAAACGTCTCCAGCATCCATGGCAGAAGACGTATCAACAAGTCCTTCGCAAGATATAGATACTCGTCTCAAAACTTTGCAAATACAATCGAGGCC gaGGCGAAATCAGGAGCATTCCGAACCAAGAGAATTACGAAGAACGTCTAGAAATTCGGGCCGCTATATTGAGGGTCAGTATATG gaATCTGATTCGGAATAA